A window of the Candidatus Saccharimonadales bacterium genome harbors these coding sequences:
- a CDS encoding GNAT family N-acetyltransferase: MKQAKLTIRDATEADVEAIVAMHDQSWLDTYPNDAAGVSREWVKERVGKWQDPEKLEARRAQIRQSGQGKAMIYRIAEDERGKVVGFINPHRDEKTQRVGAVYVDKQYHGAGLAQNLMDEIIAWADPHRSLELEVASYNERAKAFYRKYNFKEIEHSEHTVHEVIPVVTMIRKGDKQ, translated from the coding sequence ATGAAGCAAGCGAAACTTACAATTCGAGATGCTACCGAAGCTGACGTAGAAGCGATCGTCGCTATGCATGACCAATCGTGGCTCGATACGTATCCAAATGATGCGGCAGGAGTATCGCGGGAATGGGTGAAGGAACGGGTTGGAAAATGGCAAGATCCTGAAAAACTCGAAGCACGAAGGGCGCAAATACGCCAATCCGGGCAAGGTAAGGCAATGATCTATCGCATTGCGGAAGACGAACGCGGTAAAGTCGTAGGCTTTATTAACCCCCATAGAGACGAAAAAACGCAACGGGTCGGTGCGGTATATGTCGATAAGCAATATCATGGAGCAGGGCTCGCGCAAAACCTTATGGACGAGATTATTGCCTGGGCTGACCCGCATAGATCGCTTGAGCTTGAGGTTGCGTCGTATAATGAACGCGCCAAAGCGTTTTACCGTAAATATAACTTCAAAGAAATAGAACATTCCGAGCACACCGTACACGAAGTAATACCAGTTGTCACAATGATTCGAAAAGGAGATAAGCAATGA
- a CDS encoding gamma-glutamyl-gamma-aminobutyrate hydrolase family protein (Members of this family of hydrolases with an active site Cys residue belong to MEROPS family C26.) — MAKQPIIGISVCSNPDGTIDFHGVEYLYLRRDYTQAIKAAGGIPILLTPDMTPQAAAELCDGIVISGGYDIPTELYGEKHHETMIDVETMERASWELALIDACDMAETPILGICYGMQLMNVHFGGSLYQDIPSQVPDAQSHASQTPENDHLVTFSSDFLGYKAGESTPSAPRHHQAINRVANDWEVAARTADGVVEAIQNGNRFGVQWHAESDNTVERVYGVFVALCKKDQPTFASVSLRDIVDKEEVVSISK; from the coding sequence ATGGCAAAGCAACCAATAATCGGTATTTCTGTCTGTTCCAATCCTGATGGGACTATCGATTTTCACGGTGTCGAGTATCTTTATCTTCGGCGTGACTATACGCAGGCAATCAAAGCTGCTGGTGGAATACCGATTTTGCTTACTCCTGATATGACTCCGCAGGCAGCTGCCGAACTTTGCGACGGTATCGTGATAAGTGGCGGTTATGATATTCCGACAGAGCTTTATGGTGAAAAGCACCACGAAACAATGATAGATGTCGAGACGATGGAGCGTGCAAGCTGGGAGCTGGCACTTATTGATGCGTGTGACATGGCTGAAACACCTATTCTAGGTATTTGTTACGGTATGCAGCTCATGAATGTACATTTTGGTGGCAGCCTTTATCAGGATATTCCATCTCAGGTTCCTGACGCGCAGAGTCATGCGTCACAGACACCAGAAAATGATCATCTCGTCACATTTAGTAGTGATTTTTTAGGATACAAAGCAGGAGAATCAACTCCTTCTGCACCTCGACATCACCAAGCAATTAACCGAGTTGCCAATGACTGGGAAGTCGCTGCCCGAACGGCTGACGGGGTAGTAGAGGCCATACAAAACGGAAATCGTTTTGGCGTTCAATGGCATGCAGAATCTGACAATACAGTTGAGCGGGTTTATGGTGTCTTTGTTGCATTATGTAAAAAAGATCAACCGACATTTGCATCAGTCAGTCTACGAGACATTGTTGATAAAGAGGAAGTGGTGTCGATCTCAAAATAG
- the nrdR gene encoding transcriptional regulator NrdR yields MSTKLKIGDSRVIESRESADGVTIRRRRESLDGKHRFTTYERIERPNLAVIKRDTTRELFDRDKLSTAIKRSVGKFFSSEVEVEEIINNVEEALYELGESEVTSRQIGDLVLDELALRNEVAYVRFASVYHDFKTLDEFEEILQQRRKK; encoded by the coding sequence ATGAGTACAAAACTTAAAATCGGTGACAGTCGCGTGATCGAATCACGAGAGTCGGCTGATGGCGTGACGATTCGCCGCCGCCGCGAATCGCTTGACGGCAAACACCGGTTTACGACTTATGAACGCATTGAGCGTCCAAATCTCGCAGTTATTAAACGCGACACGACCCGTGAGCTATTTGACCGCGACAAACTTTCCACCGCCATTAAGCGTTCGGTGGGCAAGTTTTTCTCATCCGAAGTCGAAGTTGAAGAAATCATTAACAATGTCGAAGAAGCTTTGTACGAACTTGGCGAAAGCGAAGTAACATCACGTCAAATTGGTGATTTGGTACTGGACGAACTTGCGCTTCGGAACGAAGTTGCCTACGTTCGTTTCGCCAGTGTATACCATGATTTTAAAACCCTTGATGAGTTTGAAGAGATTCTACAGCAGCGTCGTAAAAAATAG
- a CDS encoding vitamin K epoxide reductase family protein, translating into MFKFGEKKSVERSNRWIFGTMLAAGLTGLIAAFTLTVEKFHLLENPNAVLSCSFNLVLNCATVMQTWQSHVFGFPNSLIGLMGYSVVIAVAIAGLCGVKFPKKFMQAAQIGYGLGLIFAYWLFFQSVFVIQVLCPWCLVVTFVTTIVFEALLRYNLRENNFDLSRKTHQKVSEWLKKDYDKVIVAGWVVLMIAIVFIKFGEGLFA; encoded by the coding sequence ATGTTTAAGTTCGGTGAAAAAAAGTCGGTCGAAAGATCTAATAGATGGATTTTCGGAACGATGCTTGCCGCTGGACTTACTGGTTTAATTGCGGCTTTCACGCTTACGGTTGAAAAATTTCATTTGCTTGAAAATCCCAACGCGGTTCTTAGCTGTAGCTTTAATCTTGTTCTAAACTGCGCAACCGTTATGCAGACATGGCAGTCGCATGTATTCGGCTTTCCTAATAGCCTAATTGGCCTAATGGGCTACTCGGTTGTCATTGCCGTGGCCATTGCGGGGCTATGCGGCGTAAAGTTTCCGAAAAAGTTCATGCAAGCAGCGCAAATCGGCTATGGGCTAGGACTGATTTTCGCGTATTGGCTGTTCTTCCAGAGCGTATTTGTCATTCAGGTACTTTGTCCTTGGTGTTTAGTCGTGACTTTTGTGACGACAATCGTTTTTGAAGCACTTCTTCGCTATAACCTCCGCGAAAATAACTTTGACCTATCCAGGAAAACTCATCAAAAGGTGAGTGAATGGCTAAAGAAGGATTACGACAAAGTAATCGTTGCAGGCTGGGTCGTTCTTATGATCGCTATTGTTTTTATAAAGTTTGGCGAAGGATTATTCGCTTAA
- the ileS gene encoding isoleucine--tRNA ligase — protein sequence MKYKSGTRRRAAEYEKDLVVQWKKNKTFERSVEMRPADNSYVFYDGPPFISGIPHHGTLLSSIVKDAIPRYQTMKGKRVERVWGWDAHGLPAERYTEKKLGIHSRQEVLEYGLEKYIVATRANMLETSSAWEDVVDRIGRWVEFKGAYKTMDKDYMESIWWAFKTLYEKDKIFEGEKVLMYCTLDGTPLSKAEVTMDAGAYQDVTDPSVYVKFKLTGEDTCVLAWTTTPWTLPANTALAVNTKVEYTEVELDGEHFILATELLGKVLTDEKHNVLDYKVIRTLKGKELVGKTYDPLFEDRGINAHKVWAADYVTTESGTGIVHLAPAYGEEDFELAKVHKIPVVHVIDQNGFYTESDWKGQNVWEANKPIAKELKERGTVWKIDYIRHSYPHCHRCGTRLMYRAHPSWFMDIDGQREKMLEKNEPINWFPAHVKHGRFEKTVLQAPDWNISRDRFWATAMPVWKSESGKTKVIGSYAELKELSGVELEDYHRPWIDEVTFEIDGEKYTRIDKVMDSWFEAASMPFAQFHYPFENKQKFDENFPGDFIVEYIGQVRAWFYYMHAMSVALFGENSFKNVIVTGNVAGNDGRKMSKSYGNYTDPNELMDKFSADSLRFLLLQSPLLNGEDFALQDKEVGDVARKLSMVWNMYDFFTMYAEVDGWEWKDDLSDPLEDCTNPLDQWIISRMHQLIAEVETHMDAYDIPNAMKPILPFIEDASNWYVRRSRRRFWKSGDDADKDMAYRTLHYVLVRLSYVLAPFTPFLADELYQKLTGDESVHLKDWLPAGHVNELVVTDMEEVRDYVNQGLSLRAQNKLKVRQPLASVTVPRLGEFVNFEDILKDELNVKAVRVGKELALDTKLTPELKREGLMREVIRHVQSARKAAGLNIDDHISLVLKTDDTDLQAAINEHADTIKSETLADNLTKTGEKSYEATAKVEGVELTVGLQKA from the coding sequence ATGAAATACAAATCAGGCACACGCAGACGAGCCGCAGAATACGAAAAAGACCTCGTCGTTCAGTGGAAGAAAAATAAAACGTTTGAACGGTCAGTCGAAATGCGACCGGCTGATAATTCATATGTTTTCTATGACGGCCCTCCGTTTATTTCTGGCATTCCACACCACGGGACGCTACTTAGCTCGATCGTTAAGGATGCCATACCGCGGTATCAAACAATGAAAGGCAAACGGGTAGAACGTGTTTGGGGTTGGGATGCGCATGGCCTGCCTGCTGAACGCTACACCGAAAAGAAGCTTGGCATTCATTCGCGTCAAGAAGTGCTTGAGTATGGTTTAGAGAAATATATCGTTGCGACACGCGCAAACATGCTTGAAACAAGTAGCGCGTGGGAAGATGTGGTTGACCGCATCGGACGCTGGGTAGAGTTTAAGGGTGCTTACAAAACCATGGACAAGGATTACATGGAGTCGATTTGGTGGGCGTTTAAAACGCTATACGAAAAAGACAAGATTTTTGAGGGTGAGAAGGTCCTGATGTACTGTACGCTTGACGGCACGCCGCTATCGAAAGCCGAAGTGACGATGGATGCCGGTGCCTACCAGGACGTGACTGATCCAAGCGTATACGTAAAGTTCAAGTTAACTGGTGAAGACACGTGCGTACTTGCCTGGACGACGACGCCGTGGACGCTTCCAGCCAACACCGCTCTTGCGGTGAACACAAAAGTTGAGTACACGGAAGTTGAACTTGATGGCGAACATTTTATTTTGGCAACGGAACTGCTCGGTAAAGTCCTTACGGATGAAAAACATAACGTGTTGGACTATAAAGTTATTCGTACGCTAAAAGGCAAAGAGCTCGTAGGTAAAACGTATGATCCATTATTTGAAGATCGTGGCATCAATGCGCATAAAGTCTGGGCGGCTGATTATGTTACGACAGAATCTGGTACTGGTATTGTCCATCTTGCTCCAGCCTATGGTGAAGAAGATTTTGAACTAGCAAAAGTCCATAAAATACCTGTTGTGCACGTGATTGACCAAAATGGTTTTTATACTGAAAGTGACTGGAAAGGGCAGAATGTTTGGGAGGCGAATAAGCCGATTGCCAAGGAATTAAAAGAGCGCGGAACAGTCTGGAAGATCGATTACATCCGCCACTCATACCCACATTGTCACCGTTGCGGCACGCGCCTTATGTACCGGGCGCACCCGAGCTGGTTTATGGATATCGATGGCCAGCGTGAAAAAATGCTCGAGAAAAACGAGCCGATTAACTGGTTTCCGGCGCATGTCAAACATGGCCGATTCGAAAAGACTGTTCTCCAGGCGCCAGACTGGAACATTAGCCGCGACCGCTTTTGGGCGACTGCCATGCCAGTCTGGAAGTCAGAAAGCGGCAAAACGAAAGTCATCGGAAGCTATGCGGAGCTCAAAGAACTTTCAGGCGTTGAACTTGAAGACTACCATCGTCCATGGATTGACGAAGTGACGTTTGAAATTGATGGAGAAAAATACACTCGCATCGACAAAGTGATGGATAGTTGGTTTGAAGCGGCGAGTATGCCGTTTGCCCAATTCCACTATCCATTCGAGAACAAGCAGAAATTTGACGAGAATTTCCCCGGTGATTTTATCGTTGAATATATTGGCCAGGTGCGAGCATGGTTCTATTATATGCACGCGATGAGCGTCGCGCTGTTTGGCGAGAATAGCTTTAAGAATGTGATCGTGACCGGTAATGTGGCTGGTAATGACGGTCGTAAGATGAGCAAGAGCTATGGTAACTATACCGACCCGAACGAGCTCATGGACAAATTCTCGGCTGACTCACTGCGTTTCTTGCTTTTGCAGAGCCCGCTTCTCAACGGAGAAGATTTTGCGCTGCAAGATAAAGAAGTGGGTGACGTTGCACGCAAACTTAGTATGGTTTGGAATATGTACGATTTCTTTACGATGTACGCCGAAGTGGATGGTTGGGAATGGAAAGATGACCTTTCGGATCCGCTGGAAGACTGTACGAATCCGCTGGACCAATGGATTATTTCACGGATGCATCAGCTAATTGCGGAAGTTGAAACGCATATGGACGCATATGATATTCCAAATGCTATGAAACCGATCTTACCGTTTATTGAAGATGCGTCTAACTGGTATGTTCGCCGTTCACGCCGTCGTTTCTGGAAGAGCGGGGATGATGCGGACAAAGACATGGCCTATCGCACATTACATTACGTGTTAGTTCGTCTAAGCTATGTCCTAGCGCCGTTTACGCCATTCCTTGCTGACGAACTCTACCAAAAGTTAACAGGCGACGAGAGCGTTCATTTGAAAGATTGGCTTCCAGCTGGGCATGTGAATGAACTAGTCGTCACAGACATGGAAGAAGTTCGCGACTATGTTAACCAAGGTCTCAGTCTGCGCGCTCAGAATAAGCTAAAGGTTCGTCAACCACTTGCGAGTGTCACTGTTCCGCGCCTAGGCGAGTTTGTGAACTTTGAAGATATTCTGAAGGATGAATTGAACGTTAAAGCAGTCAGGGTTGGTAAAGAGCTAGCACTTGATACCAAACTAACGCCAGAACTTAAACGTGAAGGTCTGATGCGCGAAGTAATTCGTCATGTACAATCAGCCCGTAAAGCTGCTGGTCTAAACATTGACGATCACATTAGCCTGGTTCTTAAGACTGATGATACTGACCTGCAAGCAGCAATTAACGAACACGCGGATACGATTAAATCTGAAACACTTGCTGATAATCTAACCAAAACTGGTGAAAAGTCGTATGAGGCTACCGCCAAAGTTGAAGGTGTTGAGCTGACTGTAGGCTTGCAAAAAGCATGA
- the ftsA gene encoding cell division protein FtsA, protein MQDTSRYAVGIDIGTTTIRCVVGHIDATTGAPTIVGVGQAPNSGMRKGVVANLTGPAQAIDDALGEAERMSGYQVDAATISINGAHILSTKADGMIAVGAMDHEIVGEDLNRIEEVATLGKVPANREILEVVPHSYRLDGQDNIKDPLGMTGTRLEITANVVSALTPHLANLQKSADMAKVHPHAIVPSVLAAARAVLNEQQIENGVAVVDLGGATTSVAIFEEGDLQYVAVIPVGGTNITNDLAIGLKTDPEIAEKVKLAHAVATPRSEAEGISVKHDSEVFSFSSNDIDEIVEARLEEIFDAVHKELKKAGRAGQLPSGVVLTGGTAKLKGIADYAKQKLGLAARIGKPSGFGGVAENIEEPQFASVIGLMLLDAGPGGGQTPQAGKKNSMNGKATLKQASGVISKFLGRFKA, encoded by the coding sequence ATGCAAGATACTTCTCGATATGCTGTCGGTATTGATATTGGCACGACCACTATTCGCTGCGTGGTTGGTCATATTGATGCGACGACAGGCGCTCCGACGATTGTTGGTGTTGGTCAGGCTCCAAACAGTGGTATGCGAAAAGGCGTGGTAGCAAATCTTACCGGCCCAGCACAAGCGATTGACGATGCGCTTGGCGAAGCTGAACGTATGAGCGGCTATCAGGTTGACGCGGCGACAATCAGCATTAACGGGGCTCATATTCTGAGTACGAAGGCCGACGGCATGATTGCCGTGGGAGCAATGGACCATGAAATTGTAGGCGAAGATCTAAATCGTATTGAAGAAGTTGCAACTCTGGGCAAAGTACCTGCAAACCGTGAAATTCTAGAGGTTGTTCCGCACAGCTATCGTTTGGACGGACAAGACAATATCAAAGACCCGCTAGGGATGACGGGAACTCGGCTCGAAATTACCGCTAATGTTGTTTCAGCACTGACACCGCACCTTGCGAACCTGCAAAAATCAGCCGATATGGCTAAAGTTCATCCGCACGCAATCGTGCCATCAGTCCTTGCTGCCGCTAGGGCTGTTTTGAATGAGCAACAAATCGAAAATGGGGTTGCCGTCGTTGATCTTGGCGGCGCAACAACAAGCGTTGCGATATTCGAAGAAGGCGACCTGCAATACGTTGCCGTTATTCCGGTTGGCGGCACGAATATTACGAATGACCTCGCGATCGGGTTAAAAACGGATCCGGAAATCGCCGAAAAGGTGAAACTGGCACATGCAGTAGCAACTCCACGCAGTGAAGCCGAGGGAATTAGCGTTAAGCACGACAGTGAAGTATTTAGTTTTAGCTCGAACGATATTGACGAGATTGTCGAAGCCCGCTTGGAAGAGATTTTTGACGCGGTTCACAAAGAACTCAAAAAAGCTGGCCGGGCTGGCCAGTTACCTAGCGGTGTCGTTCTAACGGGAGGCACGGCAAAGCTAAAGGGTATTGCTGACTATGCCAAACAAAAACTAGGGTTAGCCGCTCGAATTGGCAAACCGTCTGGGTTTGGTGGCGTGGCGGAAAATATCGAAGAACCACAGTTTGCTTCGGTTATTGGGCTCATGCTGCTTGATGCAGGACCGGGCGGAGGCCAAACGCCGCAAGCCGGCAAGAAAAATAGCATGAACGGCAAAGCGACTTTGAAGCAAGCCAGCGGTGTTATATCCAAGTTTTTGGGTAGATTTAAAGCCTGA
- the ftsZ gene encoding cell division protein FtsZ, with translation MPEVKPSEIQTFASIKVVGVGGAGGSAVNRMKDAGLAGVQFIAMNTDAQALHNSRADLKLHLGHSTTNGLGAGADPSTGEAAAEESREEIKEALQGADMVFVTIGAGGGTGSGAGHVVAEIARELGILVVGVATKPFSFEGEKRRQNAEWAIAQLGRQVDTLITIPNDRLLQTIDRRTPLLETFKIADDVLRQGVQGISELITEHGLINLDFADVKAVMSNAGSALMGIGRASGDDRAAQAAQQAIESPLIEVSIDGAKGVLFNVTGGYDMSMSEIQEAAEIITSAVAPDANIIFGATLKPELEDELIITVIATGFDSAYFHEQAAQLETPGSGIATRVEPKEDTHAVDQAVEAINMDLDHSEAAASFAEEPTHDIWSTPAEEDDDDTPAFLRRRKKNKKSDES, from the coding sequence ATGCCTGAAGTGAAACCAAGTGAAATACAAACATTTGCCAGTATCAAAGTAGTCGGCGTCGGTGGCGCGGGCGGCTCTGCTGTCAATCGCATGAAAGACGCGGGCCTAGCCGGCGTGCAATTTATTGCCATGAACACCGATGCGCAGGCGCTCCATAACTCAAGGGCTGATCTAAAGCTTCACCTTGGGCATTCGACGACCAATGGTCTGGGTGCTGGTGCTGATCCGTCAACCGGTGAAGCTGCCGCAGAAGAATCTCGCGAAGAAATCAAAGAGGCGCTTCAGGGTGCTGACATGGTATTCGTCACGATTGGTGCCGGTGGTGGTACGGGTAGTGGTGCGGGTCACGTTGTGGCCGAGATCGCACGTGAGCTTGGTATTTTGGTTGTTGGCGTTGCGACAAAACCATTTAGTTTTGAAGGTGAAAAACGCCGACAAAATGCTGAATGGGCGATTGCGCAGCTTGGACGCCAGGTTGATACATTGATCACCATCCCTAATGACCGCTTATTGCAAACCATTGACCGTCGTACGCCGCTTCTTGAAACATTCAAGATTGCTGATGATGTCCTTCGTCAGGGTGTTCAGGGAATTTCTGAACTTATTACCGAACACGGTCTGATTAACCTCGACTTTGCTGACGTAAAAGCCGTTATGAGTAACGCCGGATCCGCATTAATGGGTATCGGACGCGCAAGTGGTGATGACCGCGCGGCACAAGCCGCCCAACAAGCTATTGAATCACCGCTGATCGAAGTATCGATTGATGGTGCCAAAGGCGTTCTGTTTAACGTAACCGGTGGTTACGACATGAGCATGAGTGAAATCCAAGAAGCGGCCGAGATTATTACGAGTGCTGTTGCGCCTGATGCCAACATTATCTTTGGCGCGACGCTCAAACCTGAACTTGAAGACGAACTGATCATTACGGTTATCGCAACTGGTTTTGACAGTGCCTACTTCCACGAACAAGCTGCGCAGCTTGAAACGCCTGGATCTGGTATCGCAACGCGAGTCGAACCTAAAGAAGACACCCACGCGGTTGACCAAGCGGTCGAGGCAATCAATATGGATCTTGACCATAGCGAAGCAGCAGCAAGCTTTGCGGAAGAGCCGACACACGACATCTGGAGTACTCCAGCTGAAGAAGATGACGATGATACTCCGGCATTCCTTCGCCGCCGTAAAAAGAACAAAAAATCAGACGAATCGTAG
- a CDS encoding SGNH/GDSL hydrolase family protein produces MNTHPDAVTVLCYGDSNTWGQRPEKKGGRFPSNVRWPGKLQDILGDDYYVIEEGLNSRTTDLEYYKKPGRNGKTYLIPCIESHRPIGIVAIMLGTNDLKTTFGRSATDVAEALRGLVRDVRETAVDKEGKIPRIILISPILIDDTAELFSMFYAENYSHEAVMKSQDLAGEIQKVANEEACFFIDAASVAEPGVDGIHFKKESHPALATLVAKTISAP; encoded by the coding sequence ATGAACACGCATCCAGATGCGGTAACCGTTCTCTGCTACGGAGACTCCAATACCTGGGGCCAACGACCTGAAAAAAAAGGCGGGCGTTTTCCGTCAAACGTTCGTTGGCCAGGTAAGCTCCAGGATATATTGGGTGATGATTACTATGTTATAGAAGAGGGCTTGAATAGCCGGACGACTGATTTAGAGTACTATAAAAAGCCAGGCCGGAATGGCAAAACATATCTCATACCCTGTATTGAAAGCCATAGGCCGATTGGCATAGTTGCCATAATGCTTGGCACGAATGATCTTAAGACTACGTTTGGTCGTAGCGCTACGGATGTCGCCGAAGCACTACGGGGTCTTGTGCGGGATGTGCGCGAGACTGCTGTCGATAAAGAGGGCAAAATACCAAGAATTATCTTGATCAGCCCAATTCTCATTGATGATACGGCTGAACTATTCAGTATGTTCTATGCGGAGAATTATAGTCACGAAGCAGTGATGAAATCACAGGATCTTGCAGGTGAGATTCAAAAGGTAGCCAACGAGGAAGCCTGCTTTTTCATCGACGCAGCCTCTGTTGCCGAACCTGGTGTCGATGGCATTCATTTCAAAAAAGAATCCCACCCAGCATTGGCGACTCTTGTGGCTAAAACTATATCAGCCCCATAG
- a CDS encoding glycosyltransferase family 2 protein, whose product MLTVLVPAHNEGTKQKTIKVRDRVLIDGFYEKAIVEQVVTIDPPLLETLNSLRSQSVQVDRIVVIADNCTDDTAGIALGQGVEVFTTIDNRFKKAGGLNQWLDENLSSLAPNDQVMVMDADSVLDQNFVMHAQKFIADGYHAVGGVFLGKPGGGLVGMLQRNEYARYARDVERKDGKTLVLTGTATIFTVACLNHVIEGRKSGKIPGGIEGKAQVYDTKALTEDNELTFALLHLGYKIIAPAECALKTEVMETWGSLWRQRDRWKRGAIENNVHYGITRVTAKYWGLQVWGFLGILATLAYLGTLGYSVSGGSMHFHTLWIGVTVVYIVERFITVRKRGWRQMCISAILVVEMPYDLLLQAVHVKALCAATFRTQQNW is encoded by the coding sequence ATGCTGACCGTCCTTGTGCCTGCGCACAATGAGGGTACCAAGCAGAAAACCATCAAAGTCAGAGACCGTGTTCTGATCGATGGCTTTTACGAAAAAGCCATCGTTGAACAAGTCGTGACCATCGACCCCCCACTACTCGAGACTCTGAACAGTCTTCGATCTCAGTCCGTACAAGTCGACCGAATCGTCGTTATCGCAGACAACTGCACCGACGACACGGCCGGCATCGCCCTTGGACAGGGTGTCGAGGTCTTCACGACCATCGACAACCGGTTCAAAAAAGCCGGCGGACTAAACCAGTGGCTGGACGAGAACCTCTCGTCCCTCGCTCCGAACGACCAGGTCATGGTCATGGATGCTGACAGTGTCCTCGATCAAAACTTCGTCATGCACGCACAGAAATTCATCGCCGACGGCTACCATGCCGTGGGCGGGGTGTTCCTGGGCAAGCCCGGAGGCGGACTGGTCGGCATGTTGCAGCGAAACGAGTACGCTCGTTACGCCCGCGACGTCGAACGAAAAGATGGCAAGACGTTGGTTTTGACAGGTACGGCAACAATTTTTACTGTTGCCTGTCTCAACCACGTCATCGAAGGCCGAAAGTCCGGAAAGATCCCTGGAGGCATCGAAGGAAAAGCTCAGGTCTACGACACGAAAGCGTTGACCGAAGACAACGAGCTGACCTTCGCGCTTCTCCACCTGGGATACAAAATCATCGCTCCCGCCGAATGCGCGCTCAAGACTGAAGTCATGGAAACATGGGGCAGTCTGTGGCGTCAGCGTGACCGGTGGAAGCGTGGAGCCATCGAGAACAACGTCCACTACGGGATTACCCGTGTGACGGCCAAGTACTGGGGACTCCAGGTCTGGGGTTTTCTGGGAATTCTGGCGACCCTTGCCTATTTGGGTACCCTCGGGTATTCGGTAAGCGGAGGTAGCATGCACTTCCATACACTCTGGATTGGAGTGACGGTCGTGTATATCGTCGAACGATTCATCACCGTCCGCAAACGCGGATGGCGTCAGATGTGCATCTCGGCGATACTCGTCGTCGAGATGCCGTACGATCTGCTCCTGCAGGCCGTACATGTCAAGGCACTCTGTGCTGCGACGTTCCGTACTCAGCAAAACTGGTAG
- a CDS encoding metallopeptidase family protein, whose amino-acid sequence MMTLSDEEFDRLISQAMDELPQKYIQGLDNVAIVQADEPTEEQTIKMKLDNQHLLLGLYEGIPLTQRGNGYSFVLPDKITLFKHAIQAVSYDEASLFEQIKRTLWHEIAHYYGLGHGRIDELQNRART is encoded by the coding sequence ATGATGACACTTTCTGACGAAGAATTTGACCGCCTGATTAGTCAGGCTATGGATGAACTGCCTCAAAAATATATTCAGGGGTTAGACAACGTAGCGATCGTGCAGGCTGACGAGCCTACAGAGGAACAGACAATCAAGATGAAGCTTGATAACCAACACCTATTACTTGGTTTATATGAAGGTATTCCGCTGACGCAGCGTGGCAATGGATATTCTTTTGTATTGCCGGACAAAATTACGCTTTTTAAACATGCAATTCAAGCTGTTTCGTATGACGAAGCAAGCCTATTCGAGCAAATCAAACGAACGCTTTGGCACGAGATTGCTCACTACTATGGCCTCGGTCATGGACGTATTGATGAGCTTCAAAATCGCGCCCGAACGTAG